From Bacillus sp. FSL K6-3431, the proteins below share one genomic window:
- a CDS encoding ABC transporter permease yields the protein MNIKRRTINIFKDPIIWPILALAIILVINFFAIPGFFFIEIKNGRFYGSLIDILNRGTPLIIIALGMTLVIAKEGIDISVGAVLAIAGASAIYMLDYFSVFVAIIFALLIGLVCGLWNGALVAIFDIQPMVGTLILMTIGRGIAQLITNGQVTTTNNEVYAIIGKGYFLGFPVPLFIAIFILAILIYLKKRTSLGLFLEAVGANKRASEFAGIQPKLIYFIVYGICSLCAAIAGLIISSNLNSADANNAGLWIELDAILAVVIGGTSMRGGRFYLVGTVVGALFIQTISTTIYSTGIPPQTIMVIKAIVVIIVCLMQSEQFRAMFQFRKAAVVKSNRKKAVEL from the coding sequence ATGAATATCAAACGGAGAACGATAAATATTTTTAAGGATCCTATTATTTGGCCCATCCTTGCATTGGCTATTATTCTTGTCATTAACTTCTTTGCAATACCAGGCTTTTTTTTCATTGAAATTAAAAATGGTCGATTTTATGGAAGTCTTATCGATATTCTCAATCGTGGAACTCCCCTTATTATTATTGCTTTAGGTATGACTTTAGTAATTGCTAAAGAGGGAATTGATATTTCCGTGGGAGCGGTGCTTGCAATAGCGGGTGCGTCAGCTATTTATATGTTAGACTATTTTTCTGTATTTGTCGCAATTATTTTTGCATTACTTATCGGATTAGTTTGCGGTTTGTGGAATGGGGCATTAGTTGCGATTTTTGATATTCAACCGATGGTGGGAACATTGATACTTATGACAATTGGTCGAGGGATAGCACAATTAATAACGAATGGGCAAGTCACGACTACTAATAATGAAGTTTACGCAATTATTGGAAAAGGTTATTTTTTAGGCTTTCCGGTTCCTTTATTTATAGCTATCTTCATTCTAGCTATTTTAATCTACTTAAAGAAAAGAACGTCGCTTGGATTGTTTCTTGAAGCTGTTGGTGCAAATAAAAGAGCGAGTGAATTTGCAGGTATTCAACCAAAGTTAATTTATTTTATCGTTTATGGGATTTGCAGTTTATGTGCTGCGATTGCAGGGTTAATAATTAGTTCCAATCTTAATAGTGCAGATGCAAACAATGCTGGCTTATGGATTGAATTAGATGCTATTTTAGCGGTAGTAATCGGCGGGACCTCAATGCGCGGTGGTCGCTTTTATTTAGTAGGAACCGTTGTTGGTGCATTGTTTATTCAAACGATATCGACAACAATATATTCTACGGGTATTCCTCCGCAAACAATTATGGTTATTAAAGCAATCGTAGTAATTATCGTCTGTTTAATGCAATCTGAACAATTTAGGGCCATGTTCCAATTCCGCAAAGCAGCTGTAGTGAAAAGTAATCGTAAAAAGGCGGTGGAGCTGTGA
- a CDS encoding sugar ABC transporter ATP-binding protein: protein MQEEIVLTAQGISKAFPGVQALNNVNFTLKRGEIHTLMGENGAGKSTLIKVLTGVYGADEGRIDLNGSRIEPKTPQEAQKLGVSTVYQEVNLCPNLSVAENIYIGREILKKGRINWGAIYERSSLLLKRLNLNIDVRKQLSFYSIAIQQMVAIARAVDISSGVLILDEPTSSLDNNEVAQLFAVMRKLKSEGLGIIFVSHFLDQVYGISDTITVLRNGELIGEYPIQELPRKLLVSKMIGRDIVDQNYTNVKANNINEQGIFLKTNDLGRKGSIESMDLTIRKGEIIGLAGLLGSGRSETAKLIFGIDKSDHGSMEIASESFQSMLPKKAIKKGIGFCPEDRKVEGVVGELSIRENIILAKQASKGFFTYISMKEQKKIAQKYIDLLRIKTPNMEERIDNLSGGNQQKVILSRWLATNPKLLILDEPTRGIDVGSKSEIRKLIMDLANEGIAILIISAELVEMVEMCDRITVLRDRQQIGVVSGESMTEKNIMDMIAEGPASA from the coding sequence ATGCAGGAAGAGATAGTTTTAACTGCACAAGGTATTAGTAAAGCATTTCCTGGTGTGCAGGCTTTGAATAATGTGAACTTCACTTTAAAGCGTGGGGAAATACATACGTTGATGGGTGAAAACGGTGCGGGAAAGTCAACGCTCATCAAAGTATTAACAGGTGTATATGGAGCAGATGAAGGGAGAATAGACTTAAATGGTTCACGTATTGAGCCGAAAACCCCTCAAGAGGCTCAAAAATTAGGAGTTAGCACAGTTTATCAAGAAGTTAATTTGTGCCCCAATTTATCTGTGGCTGAGAATATATATATAGGTAGAGAAATATTGAAAAAGGGGCGTATTAATTGGGGCGCCATTTATGAGCGATCATCACTGCTCCTAAAGCGGTTAAATTTAAATATCGATGTGAGAAAGCAATTATCTTTTTATTCTATTGCGATTCAACAGATGGTTGCAATAGCTAGAGCTGTTGATATCTCCAGTGGTGTATTAATACTCGATGAACCTACATCTAGTTTAGATAACAATGAAGTGGCCCAATTGTTTGCAGTAATGAGAAAACTGAAAAGTGAGGGCCTAGGAATTATATTTGTCTCTCATTTTCTAGATCAGGTATATGGCATTTCTGACACCATCACTGTGCTCCGTAATGGGGAATTAATTGGTGAGTACCCTATTCAGGAATTGCCAAGGAAACTATTGGTATCCAAAATGATTGGTCGGGACATAGTTGATCAAAACTATACAAATGTAAAAGCGAACAATATAAATGAACAAGGAATTTTCCTGAAAACAAATGACTTAGGTCGTAAAGGATCAATAGAATCAATGGATTTGACAATTCGAAAGGGGGAGATTATCGGATTGGCTGGACTTTTAGGTTCTGGTCGTTCCGAAACAGCAAAATTAATTTTTGGAATAGATAAGTCTGATCATGGATCAATGGAAATTGCTAGTGAATCATTCCAATCGATGCTACCAAAGAAGGCGATTAAAAAAGGGATTGGTTTCTGTCCAGAGGATCGTAAGGTTGAAGGTGTAGTGGGTGAGTTAAGCATTCGTGAGAATATAATTTTAGCGAAACAGGCTAGTAAAGGATTTTTCACTTATATTTCAATGAAGGAGCAAAAAAAGATTGCTCAAAAATATATTGATTTACTAAGAATTAAAACTCCTAATATGGAAGAAAGGATCGACAATTTAAGTGGTGGTAATCAACAAAAAGTTATTTTATCGAGATGGTTGGCTACAAATCCTAAATTATTAATCTTAGACGAACCGACTCGTGGAATTGATGTAGGTTCTAAATCAGAGATTAGGAAGCTAATTATGGATTTAGCGAATGAAGGGATAGCGATCTTGATAATATCAGCTGAGTTAGTAGAAATGGTGGAAATGTGTGATCGAATTACTGTATTACGAGATCGACAGCAAATTGGCGTAGTCTCCGGTGAAAGTATGACGGAAAAAAATATCATGGATATGATAGCGGAAGGGCCGGCATCGGCATGA